The region ccaagaagaaactCTTGAAGTCAGCCTATCAAACCAGGTGCATCTTACTTCGGTGACGCAATGAGCATTCTCTCGAACCTCCTCAGTCGTATCTGAATCAAAGAGGGTCTGAGAATCAGGCCACAAATTTCTAGACTGGCTTAACCACCAAGGACCTTTCCACCAAAGTTTGTTCTCCATGAGTTCGGATGGCTTCGCACCGCGTGAAGCCAAATCCGCAGGATTGTCCTCAGAACTCACATGACCCCACGATTCTATAGGAGCAACTGACTGAATTGACGCAACGCGATTTTCTAGGAAGATTGACCACGAAGAAGGAtgctttttcaaccaagcaagcaCTATAGTGGAGTCCGTCCAAAACAGTGCATTCAGAGTCCTAAACTCTGGATTAGATCTAATTACTGACACTAATTGCGTGAGCAGAAGAGCACCGGACAACTCCAATCGAGGGATTGACAACGTCTTTAGAGGAGCGACCTTGGTTTTGCTTGATAGCAACGTAATCTGTATCTCTCCCGAAGGAAGCACCAAACGGAGGTAAACAACAGCCGCGTAAGCAGTGTTTGATGCATCCGAAAATCCTTGAATAGTAGAACACATAACTTCAAATCCCTGTCCAGTCCAGCGAGGTATTGAACATTGCCTCAAAATGAGAAGTTCCTCACAATAAGACTGCCAAACATCACTCAACTCCTGGGGAAGAGTTTCATACCAACTGACCGAATTCATCCACAATTTTTGCATAAACACTTTTGCAACTATTATAACTGGGGAAACCCATCCCAGAGGATCATAAAGGCGAGCGATCACGGACAAGACAGATCGCTTAGTTACTATTGAATTCTCAAATGGTTGAATGTGATACCGATAGGTATCTTGAGCAGGGACCCACAGGATTCCAAGTATTTTTAACGAATCATCCTCTCTAAACGGTTTCTCAATTGCAAGTCCATGATCAGTAGCATCAATATCTTCATTCAGAGACGCTGAATTGCTTGCCCATTTACGTAGTTGGAATTTTCCCCTATTGAGAAGAGTTTTCATCTCCTcacgaatttttagaatttcttctcTGGAATC is a window of Belonocnema kinseyi isolate 2016_QV_RU_SX_M_011 unplaced genomic scaffold, B_treatae_v1 SchBZDm_2307;HRSCAF=2526, whole genome shotgun sequence DNA encoding:
- the LOC117182529 gene encoding uncharacterized protein LOC117182529 gives rise to the protein QLTKDEGAELPLASTVLSRQIYIDNCLFGADSREEILKIREEMKTLLNRGKFQLRKWASNSASLNEDIDATDHGLAIEKPFREDDSLKILGILWVPAQDTYRYHIQPFENSIVTKRSVLSVIARLYDPLGWVSPVIIVAKVFMQKLWMNSVSWYETLPQELSDVWQSYCEELLILRQCSIPRWTGQGFEVMCSTIQGFSDASNTAYAAVVYLRLVLPSGEIQITLLSSKTKVAPLKTLSIPRLELSGALLLTQLVSVIRSNPEFRTLNALFWTDSTIVLAWLKKHPSSWSIFLENRVASIQSVAPIESWGHVSSEDNPADLASRGAKPSELMENKLWWKGPWWLSQSRNLWPDSQTLFDSDTTEEVRENAHCVTEVRCTWFDRLTSRVSSWLKLLKIVAYVLKFLALRRLSNRKKQDSESDSSLSEYCSEAEGVCVRLVHG